The genomic segment ACCGCGCTGCTCGGCGCGGTCGGCTGCCGGATGGCGCTGTCCGGGATCACCACCTGGGACGGGAAGCGCTTCGCCGAGGCCTGGGGCACCACCTGGGTGGAGACCCGGGACGTGACGCGCACACCCGATCAGTCCGGCGGTCTGCTGCGCCGCCTCAACCGCGGGGTGCGGCGGCTGTTCACCGGGGAGGCGGTCACCACCGAGTCGGTGACCGTCCGCAGTGTCGAGCGCGAGCGCTGGTCCGCCTCCGAGCTGGCCCATTCGGTGCCGGCCGGGCACGCCGTCGTCTCGCTCACCGCCACCGACGGCGAACACGCCCCGCCGATACTGGTCGACCTCCGCGGCTGACACCTGACGTCTGATTCTTCACGTCGCACGTCTGATATCGGACGCCTGATGCCGGGATCTGGACGGTGAGGCAGAATCGGAACCGGTCACCACTACCGGTCGGCCAAAACCGAGTCCTTCGGGCCTCCTGGCCCGGCGGGTCACCGTGACCTCGCCGGCGCCGCCGGAAGCCCCCCGCCGGAGGCGACAGCGCGTCATGCCCCTCACCCTCGCCTCTCTCGTCCACCATTCGGCGCTCAAGCTCGTGGTCCTCGCCGGCGGCGACCGGCTGGACGCCACCGTGCGCTGGGTGCACACCAGCGAGCTGGACGACCCGGGACCGTATCTCGAAGGCGGCGAGCTGCTGCTCACCACCGGACTCAAACTGGCCGTCGACGACCCGGACAGCCTGCGCGGCTATGTGCGGCGGCTGGCGGACGCCGGGGTGGTCGGGCTCGGCTTCGGCGTCGGGGTGGGGCACGACGCGGTGCCGCCCGCGCTGGTCGACGCCGCGGCGGAGCTGGATCTGCCGCTGCTCGAAGTGCCGCGCCGCACGCCGTTCATCGCGATCAGCAAGGCCGTGTCGGCGGCGGTCGCGGCCGATCAGTACCAGGCCGTCACCGCCGGGTTCGAGGCCCAGCGCGATCTGACCCGGGCGGCCCTCGCCCCGGACGGCACCTCCGCGCTGCTCGGCCGGCTCGCGCACCACCTCAACGGCTGGGCCGCGCTCTACGACGCCTCCGGCGCGGTGCTCGCCGCGGCTCCCGAGTGGGCGGGCCGCCGCGCCGCCCGGCTGACCGGCGAGATCGACCGGCTGCGGGACAAGCCGGCGCCCGCCAGCGCGGCCGTGGCGGGCCCCGCGGGCACCGAGGACCGCGTCGAACTGCAGTCGCTGGGCACCGCGCGCCGGGCCCGCGGCTTTCTCGCCGTCGGCACCGAGGAGCGCCTCGACACCCCCGCCCGCTATGTCGTGCACGCCGCCGTCGCGCTGCTCACGCTCTCCCTGGAGCAGTCCCGGGCGCTCCAGGACACCGAGCAGCGGCTCGCCGCGGCCCTGCTGCGGATGCTGCTCACCGGGGAGAGCGAGCACGCCCGTACCGTCGCGGGCCGGCTCTACGGCGACCTGCTGACGCAGCCGGTGCGGCTGCTCGTCGTGGAGCCCGCGGAACTCGCCGCCAAGCCCGCGAAGGCGGTCAGGCCCGCCGTCCGCACCGGCCGCCCGGCGGTGGCCCTGGACTCGGTGGCGCTGCTCGCCGAGCGGGCCGAGGCCGCCGGCGCCCGCTCGGGCGAGCCGGTCATCGCCGTACGGGAGGGCCCCCGGCTGGTGGTGCTCGCCGCCGACGGTTCGGCCGTGCTCAAGGCCTGCACCGACTTCGCCGAGGCCGACGACACCCTGGCCGCCGGGCTGTCCGCGGCCGTCCCGGTGGCGGAGCTGCCGGACGCCAACCGGCAGGCCGAACGGGCGCTGGCCGTCGCGCTGCGGCGCGGCCGCAACCTGGTCGAGCACGGCGAGGTCGGTGCAGGATCGGTTCTCCCGCTGCTCGGCGACGACGCGGTCCGGGCGTTCGCCGAGGGATTGCTGCGCCCGCTGCGCGAGCACGACGCGACCAGCCGCGGCGACCTCGTCGCCTCCCTCCAGGCTTGGCTCTCGCGGCACGGCCAGTGGGACGCCGCCGCCTCCGACCTGGGTGTTCACCGGCACACCCTGCGCTACCGCATGCGCCGGGTGGAGGAGATCCTCGGCCGCTCGCTGGACGATCCGGACGTCCGGATGGAGCTGTGGCTGGCGATGAAGACCCTGCCGCCCGGCGAGTGACACAACGGAGTACCCGCCACGAGCGGTACTCCGCAGTGGACAAACGCCCCCGCGCCCCGCCCGGCCTACCGTGGATGTACGTGATCGATCACCACCCATCGGGATCACCACCCCATCGGAAGGGCCGGGCCGCTGTGAGCACCCCCACCGCATTCTGGCTCGCCGGCCGCAAGGCGACCGGCGAGGACAGCTTCGACGTCACCAACTCGTGGGACGGCCGGGTCGTCGGCACGGTCAGCGTCCCCACCGAGGCCCAGGTCGAAGAGGCCGTCGCGGCCGCCGAGGCCGTACAGGCCGAGTTCGCCGCGACCCCGGCCCATGTGCGGTCCGCCGCGCTCGACCTCGTCGCCAGGCGGCTCGCGGAGCGCACCGAGGAGATCGCCCGGCTGATCACCGCCGAGAACGGCAAGCCGATCAAGTGGGCCCGCGGCGAGGTGGGCCGGGCCGTGTCGGTGTTCCGCTGGGCCTCGGAGGAGGCCCGCCGCTTCAACAGCGGCGAGGCACAGCGGCTGGACACCGACGCCGGCGGCGTCGGCCGGCTGGCGCTGACCCGGCGCTTCCCGCGCGGCGCCGTGCTCGGCATCGCGCCCTTCAACTTCCCGCTGAACCTCGTCGCCCACAAGGTCGCCCCGGCGATCGCGGTCGGCGCCCCGATCATCCTCAAGCCCGCCCCGGCGACCCCGCTGTCGGCCCTGGTGCTGGGCGAGATCCTCGCCGAGACCGGTCTGCCGGCCGGCTCCTGGAGCGTCCTTCCGGTCCCCAACGACCGGATGCCGGCCCTGGTGCAGGACAAGCGCCTGCCGGTGATCTCCTTCACCGGTTCCGACAAGGTCGGCTACCAGATCATGGATTCGGTGCCGCGCAAGCACACCACCCTCGAACTGGGCGGCAACGCCGCGGCCGTGGTGCTCGCCGACTGGTCCTCCGAGGAGGACCTGGAGTGGGCGGCCACCCGCATCGCCACCTTCGCCAACTACCAGGGCGGCCAGTCCTGCATCTCGGTGCAGCGGGTGATCGCCGACGCGTCGGTCTTCGACGTGCTCGCCGAGAAGGTCGTCGCCAAGGTCGCGGCCCAGGTCACCGGTGACCCGTCCGACGACGCCACCGACGTGGGCCCGCTGGTCGACGAGAACGCCGCGAAGCGCGTCGAGTCCTGGGTCGACGACGCGGTCGCCAAGGGCGCCAAGCTGCTCACCGGCGGCACCCGCGAGGGCGCCTCGTACGCCCCGACGGTGCTCACCGAGATCCCCGCCGACGCGATCCTCGCCACCGCGGAGGTCTTCGGCCCGGTCCTGTCGCTGCAGAAGGCCGACGGCGCGGACGAGGCGTTCGCGGCCGTCAACGACTCGAACTACGGCCTGCAGACCGGTGTGTTCACGCACGACCTGCAGACCGCCTTCCGGGCCCACCGCGAGCTGGAGGTCGGCGGCGTGATCATCGGCGACGCGCCCTCGTACCGCGCGGACCAGATGCCGTACGGCGGCGTGAAGGACTCCGGTGTCGGCCGTGAGGGCGTCTCCTACGCCATGGCCGACTACACCTACGAGCGGGTCCTCGTCCTGACCGGCCTGGATCTCTGAGACCGACGGACCACCCCCCACCGGCCGGGGCGCATGTGCGGTGCGCCCCGGCCGGTTTTTTCCTGCCCCGATCCGGTCAGGAAGGGATCGGTACGACCATGACCGGCGGTCCCGACGGGGTGGGTGAACCGCCGGACGGTTCCACCGTCACCCCAACCGCGTCGGCGCCCCTCGGGCCGCCCGCCAGGAGCTGCGCCCCGTCGGTGCGGCCCGGAGCGACGAGACCGGCCGGGATCATCGAGCCGTTCTGGCTGTACCAGAGCTGGTAGACCCGCGAAGTGCCCAGCGGCGGCAGGTCGTGGTAGACGAACGCCGTCCGTCCGAGCCGCTGCGAGGAGACCACGGTCGCCCCGCCGCCGCCCCGCATCGAGCCGGTGCGCAGCGTGGCGTCGGGCGCCGCCATCAGCGTCTCCAGATCGGAGGCGCGCTGTTCCGCCTGGACGTTGCCGTCCCGCGCCCGGTCGGCGTCCCGCTGGGCCTGGACGGCCCAGACCCCGGCGCCCGCGGCGATGGCCAGACAGGCCGCGGCGGCCAGATACGGCAGCCGCTGCCGCCACCGCGGGCCGCGCAGCGGCACCACGACGGGTTCGACGACCAGGGGCGGCAGCTGCCGTACCTCGGGCAGCGACCACATGACGCGGTCCCGCAGCCCCGGCGGCGGCACCTGCGCCACCGCGAAGGCCAGCCGGGTCGCGGTCTCCCGCAGCTCGCGCACTTCCTGGGCGCAGGCGGGGCACTCGGCGAGATGCCGGGCGAACTCCGCCGCCTCCGCGGGGGAGAGGGCGTCCAACGCGTAGGCGCCGGTCAGTGTGTGCAGATCGGCGGAATCGTTCACGACGTCACCCCCAAGCAGTCCCGCAGACGGATGAGCCCGTCCCGGAGACGGGTCTTGACCGTGCCGAGCGCCGTTCCCAGCACATCGGCGGTTTCCCGGTAGGTATATCCCCGGTAGTAGGCCAGGTTCACCGACTCGCGCTGGAGTTCGGTCAGCTGTCCCAGACAGCGGCGCACCTGTTCGCGCTCCAGCCGCCGCTCCACCTGCTCCGCCACCTCGTCGAAGGCGGGGGTGTGATCGCGGACCGCGGCCCGCTGCTCGCGGTCGGCGGAGGCCTGAGCCGAGCGCACCCGGTCGACGGCCCGCCGGTGGGCGAGCGTCATGATCCAGGCCATGGCGCTGCCCCGGCCGGGGTCGAAGCGGGCGGCGCTGCGCCACACCTCGATCAGCACCTCCTGGGCGACCTCCTCGGACTGCGCGGGATCGCGCAGCACGCGGTGGGCCAGCCCGAGCACGGAACCGGCAACAGCCGTGTAGACGCTGTCGAACGCCTGCTGGTCCCCCCTGGAGACCCGTTCGAGCAGGGTCTCCAGGCTTCCGGGGCCCGGCGCCACGGGTCCGTTGTCGCGGGCTACCGCGTGCATGCGCACCTCCGAGCAATGGTTGTCACCATTGATTCGTAGCCGGGGCCCCGGCGGATTGGCCGTTCCGGTCAGGAAACCGGCGGCATCAGAACGGTGTCGACGATGTAGACGTTGGCGTTGGCGGTCTTGACGTTGCCACAGACCACGTTGCTGGTGCCGTTGACCTTGTAGGACTCGCCGGATCCCTTGGTCATGAGGGACTGCTTCTCCAGTGTGGGGAACATACCGTTGTTGAGCTGGTTCGGGGTCAGCGGCTGCCCGACCACGTGGTAGGTCAGGATCTTGGTGAGCGTGTCCTTGTCGTTCAGCACCTTGTCCAGGTCGGCCTGCGGGATCTTGGCGAAGGCGTCGTTCGTCGGCGCGAAGACCGTGATGTTCTGCGCGCTGTTGAGGGTGTCGACGAGACCGGCCTTCGTCACCGCGGTGACCAGGGTGGACAGCGCGGGGTTGTGCGAGGCGGCGGTGGCCACCGGGTCCTTCGCCATGCCTTCGAAGCTGCCCGAGCCGTCCTTCGGCACCCCGGCGCAGGCCGGGCCGAAGGGCGCGGACGCGTTCGTCGTGCCGCCGCCGGCGGCCGGTGCGGTGGCGTTGCTGTTCGCCGCGTTGCTCTTGTCGCTGCCGCTGTCGGAACAGGCGGACGCGGTGACGGCGAGGACGGCCGCGGCGGCCGAGGCGAGGGCGGCACGACGGAAGCGGGTGGTGGTGTACATGACAGATCTCCTCATGGGGGTTCCCGGTTGACCGGGTGGTGATGGTGGGGTGTGGCGATGGGGGGGTGCCGGTGGTGTGGTGCGCGGAGCTCACTCCACGGTGACCACCACCGAGTGCCAGCCCGTGGAGCCGTCGGGCACGGTGCCCTGCCGGTCGCCGGTCTGGGTCCGGCCGGTGCGGTCCGTCGCGCGGACCTCGATACGGTGCGAACCGGGCTTGGCGTCCCAGAGGTACGACCACTGGCGCCAGGTGTCGGCGGTGTCCTCCGTGGCGGGCCGGGCGGCCTGCCACGCACCGCCGTCGATCCGCACCTCGGTCTTGTCGATGCCCCGGTGCTGGGCCCACGCGACGCCCGCGACGGGCACCGGGCCCGCCTTCAGGGAGGCGAAGGGCCGCGGGGTGTCGATCCGGGACGACGTCTTGATGGGCGCCTGCGGGGACCAGCTGCGCCGGACCCAGTAGGCGTCGAAGTCGGCGAACGTGGTCAGTTCCAGGTCGGTCAGCCATTTGCAGGCCGATACGTAGCCGTAGAGCCCGGGGACGAGCATCCGGACCGGGAAACCGTGGGTGAAGGGCAGCGGCTCGCCGTTCATCCCGACCGCGAGCATCGCGTCCCGGCCGTCGAGGACCGTCTCGACCGGGCTGCCGAGCGTCATCCCGTCCACCGAGCGCGCCACCAGCTGATCGGCGGGTCCGCCGGCGGACGGCGGACGGACCCCGGCCTCCTTCAGGAGGGCGGCGAGCGGCACCCCGATCCACCGGGCGTTGCCGATGTACGGTCCGCCGACCTCGTTGGACACACAGGTCAGCGTGATGTCCCGCTCGATCAGCGGGCGCCGCAGCAGGTCCTGATAGGTGAACTCCACCGGCTCGGTGACGCCCTTCCCATGGATCCGCAGCCGCCAGCTGGTGGCATCCACCTGGGGAACGGTGAGAGCGGTGTCCACCCGGTAGAAGGAGGCATTGGGTGTCGTGAAGGGCCGCATCCCGGGGATCCGGAGATCGGCGCCCGCGGGTACCCGCCCCGCCGCCGACTGCGGGGCGGGCAGTTTCACGGAGTCGCGGGACGCGACGGCCGCGGCATTGGTGGAGTTCAGCCGCCGTCCGACGGTGCCGCCGACGGCGGAGAACGCGGCCGCCGCGGACGCGGCGATCAGGAACCCGCGCCGGTCGAAGGCGCCGACCGGCTGCACGGAGTTCTCCGTGCCGTCCGTGGCGGGCGGGCCCTGGCCGCGGATCCGGCCGGCCAGCAGCCACAGCACCGCCGCACCGGCCAGTGCGCCGACGAGCGAGGGAAACGCGTCCGTCCACACACCCACCGGCCGCCGGACCGCCGCCACCGCGCCGACCGCGCCGAAGACCGCCACCCCGGCGACTCCCGCCGGCCGGTGGTGGACGGCGAGCACACCGACGACCGCGGCGAACAGCGCCAGCGCCGCCACGATGCCCAGTTGCAGCACCAGCTTGTCCGAGGTGCCGAAGTGCCGGATCGCCCAGTTCTTCACCTCGACAGGAGTCGCGTCGATCGCCGTTCCGCCGATCGCCGTCACCGGCGACGCCTGCGGTCCGACGGCGATGGCCACCAGCTCGGCGGCGGCGAGCGAGACGGCAGCCGCCAGTTCTCCGCTCACCGCGCCGAGCAGCAGCTCGCGCATCCTGTTCCGTTTCACAGAGGGCATTCGGAGCGAGTCGTGAGCCGGATTGGTCACTCACCCGATCGGGTGAGCCGACGCGCCCGTGCTCCCGGCCGGTGCTGCGCGGGGGGTGGTGGCCGCACGGGAATTGGGGTAGATACGGGCAAGTAGCACCGATCGGTAACTCGGCGACCCCGGTAGCGCGCTGACCCGGGTCTCCCGGCGGCCGACCGCGCCCGTACATCCCGACTCCGCGGCGAGGTGAGCCCTCTTGACCGCACCATCCGCACACAACGTTTCTGAACGCGAGGCCCGGCAGGTGGCCGAGGCCGCCCGCGAACAGGACTGGCGGAAGCCCAGCTTCGCCAAGGAGCTGTTCCTGGGCCGCTTCAGGCTCGATCTGATCCATCCGCATCCCCTGCCGGCGCCCGACGACGTCCAGCGCGGCGAGGAATTCCTCGCCAAACTCAGGGACTTCTGCGAGACGAAGATCGACGGGGCCCGCATCGAACGCGAGGCGCGGATCCCCGACGAGGTCATCAACGGGCTCAAGGAGCTCGGCGCCCTCGGAATGAAGATCGACACGAAGTACGGCGGCCTGGGCCTCACCCAGGTGTACTACAACAAGGCCCTCGCGCTCGTGGGCTCCGCCAACGCCTCGATCGGCGCGCTGCTCTCCGCGCACCAGTCCATCGGCGTGCCGCAGCCGCTCAAGATGTTCGGCACCACGGAGCAGAAGGAGACCTTCCTCCCGCGCTGCGCGCGCACCGACATCAGCGCCTTCCTGCTCACCGAACCCGACGTCGGCTCCGACCCGGCCCGGCTGGCGACCAGCGCGGTGCCCACCGAGGACGGCTCCGCGTACGTCCTGGACGGCGTCAAGCTCTGGACGACCAACGGCGTCGTCGCCGACCTGCTGGTCGTCATGGCCCGGGTGCCGAAGTCCGAGGGGCACAAGGGCGGCATCACCGCCTTCGTCGTCGAGGCGGGCTCCGAGGGCGTCACCGTCGAGCACCGCAACGCCTTCATGGGGCTGCGCGGCCTGGAGAACGGTGTCACCCGCTTCCACCAGGTCACCGTCCCGGCCGACCAGCGCATCGGCCCCGAGGGCGCCGGCCTCAAGATCGCCCTCACCACCCTGAACACCGGCCGCCTCTCGCTGCCCGCGATGTGCGTCGGCGCCGGCAAGTGGTGTCTGAAGATCGCCCGCGAGTGGTCGATGGAACGCGAGCAGTGGGGCAAGTCCATCGCCAAGCACGAGGCGGTCGGCTCGAAGATCGCCTTCATCGCGGCGACCACGTTCGCCCTCGAAGCGGTTCTCGACCTGTCCTCGCAGATGGCCGACGAGGACCGCAACGACATCCGGATCGAGGCCGCCCTCGCCAAGCTCTACGGCAGCGAGATGGCCTGTCTGATGGCCGACGAACTCGTGCAGATCCGCGGCGGCCGCGGCTTCGAGACCGCCGCGTCCCTCGCCGCCCGCGGCGAGCGCGCCGTCCCCGCCGAACAGGTGCTGCGCGATCTGCGCATCAACCGCATCTTCGAGGGCTCGACGGAGATCATGCACCTGCTGATCGCCCGCGAGGCGGTCGACGCCCACCTGTCCGTCGCGGGCGACCTCATCGACCCCGACAAGAGCCTCGGCGACAAGGCGAAGGCCGGCGCCAGGGCCGGCGGCTTCTACGCCCGCTGGCTCCCCAAGCTCGTCGCCGGCGCCGGCCAACTGCCCACGTCGTACGCCGAGTTCCACCCGGACGGCTACCCGGACCTGGCCACCCACCTGCGGTACACCGAGCGCAGCGCGCGCAAGCTCGCCCGTTCGACGTTCCTGGCCATGGCGCGCTGGCAGGGCCGGATGGAGACCAAGCAGGGCTTCCTCGGCCGCATCGTCGACATCGGGGCGGAGCTCTTCGCGATGAGCGCGGCCTGCGTACGCGCCGAGATGCTGCGCTCGTCGGGCGAGGAGGGCAGGCCCGCGTACCAGCTCGCCGACGCCTTCTGCCGGCAGTCCCGGATCCGGGTCGAGGAGCTCTTCACCCGGCTGTGGTCCAACACCGACGACCTGGACCGGAAGGTCGTCGACGGCGTGCTCGGCGGCACCTACACCTGGCTGGAGGCCGGCATCGTCGACCTCAGCGGGGACGGCCCCTGGATCGCCGACGCCACCCCCGGCCCCGCCAAGACCGAGAACGTCCACCGCCCCATCCGCTGACCCCGCCGGGACCCGAGACCCGCATCCCCTGTCCGAGCTGACAGGGGATGCGGCCACAATGGGGGGATGACGGACTCCCTCGCAGACCCGCATCACCGCGAATTCGCGGCCGCCGCCGACACCGACGGGCCCCGGGACATCGTGATCCTCGGCTCCACCGGTTCGATCGGCACCCAGGCCATCGACGTGGTGCTGCGCAACCCCGACCGCTTCCGCGTGGTGGCGCTGTCCGCCGCCGGCGGCCGGATCGAGCTGCTCGCCGAGCAGGCCCACCAGCTGCGGGTACGGACCGTGGCCGTGGCGGACGAGGGCGCCGTCGGGCCGCTGCGGCAGGCGCTCGGCCGGCACTACGGCGCCGGCGAAACGCTCCCCGAGATCCTGTCCGGGCCGGACGCCGCCACCCGGCTGGCCGCGAGCGAGTGCCACTCGGTCCTCAACGGCATCACCGGTTCGATCGGGCTGCGCCCGACGCTGGCGGCCCTGGAGGCCGACCGGGTGCTGATCCTCGCCAACAAGGAGTCGCTGATCGTCGGCGGCCCGCTGGTGAAGGCGCTCGCGAAGCCCGGGCAGATCATCCCGGTGGACTCCGAGCACTCCGCGCTCTTCCAGGCGCTGATGGGCGGCACCCGCGAAGAGGTCCGCAAGCTGATCGTCACCGCCTCCGGCGGCCCGTTCCGCGGCCGCACCAAGGAGGAGCTCGCCGGCGTCACCCCCAAGGACGCACTCGCGCACCCGACCTGGGACATGGGCCCGGTCATCACGATCAACTCCGCGACCCTGGTCAACAAGGGCCTGGAGGTCATCGAGGCGCATCTGCTCTACGACATCCCCTTCGACCGGATCGAGGTCGTCGTCCACCCGCAGTCGTACATCCACTCGATGGTGGAGTTCGCCGACGGCTCGACGCTGGCCCAGGCGAGCCCGCCCGACATGCGGATGCCCATCGCGCTCGGCCTCGGCTGGCCCCGGCGGGTGCCGGACGCCGCACCCGCGTTCGACTGGTCGAAGGCGTCGACGTGGGAATTCTTCCCGCTGGACGACGACGCGTTCCCAGCGGTGGCTTTGGCGCGACATGTAGGTAGCCTCGGTGGCACCGCACCCGCGGTGTTCAACGCGGCGAACGAGGAATGCGTCGATGCGTTCCTCGCCGGCCGGCTGCCCTTCACGGGGATCGTGGACACCGTGGCCCGGGTGGTCGAGGAACACGGCCATCCGGATCCGGGAACTCGGCTGACCGTCGAGGACGTCCTTGAAGCGGAAGCGTGGGCACGGGCCCGCGCACGGGAACTGGCTACGGAGGCTGCACGGGTATGACGGCACTCATGTGGGGCGTCGGGATCGCCATCTTCGTCATCGGTCTGCTGTTCTCCATCGCCTGGCACGAGCTCGGCCACCTCTCCACCGCCAAGCTCTTCAAGATCCGCGTGCCGCAGTACATGGTCGGCTTCGGGCCGACGATCTGGTCGCGGCACAAGGGCGAGACCGAGTACGGCTTCAAGGCGATCCCGCTCGGCGGCTACATCCGCATGATCGGCATGTTCCCGCCCGGCCCGGACGGGAAGGTTCTGGCCCGTTCCAGCTCGCCCTGGCGCAGCATGATAGAGGACGCCCGCTCGGCCGCGTACGAGGAGCTGCAGCCCGGCGACGAGACGCGGATGTTCTACACGCGTAAGCCGTGGAAGCGCGTCATCGTGATGTTCGCCGGGCCGTTCATGAACCTGATCCTGGCGCTCGTGCTCTTCGCGATCACCCTGATGGGGATCGGCGGAAACGTCACGACCACCTCGATCGGCAGTGTCGCGGAGTGCGTGGTCAAGGCCTCCGCCACGACCGACAAGGCCACCAAGGCCGACGTCTGCCCGAAGAACGCCGAGGCCCCGCCCGCCAAGGCCGCCGGCTTCAAGGCGGGTGACCGGATCGAGTCCTTCAACGGCCAGCCTGTCGGCGACTGGAACGACCTGTCCGACAAGATCCGCGACACCATCGGCCCGGCCACCGTCGTGGTCGTACGGGACGGCAAGCCGCTCACCCTGCACCCGGTCCTGGTCAAGAACACCGTGAACAAGAAGGACCGCGACGGCTACCCCGTCAAGGGCCAGTACGTGGACGCCGGCTTCCTCGGCTTCACCCCGGCCAGCGGCTACCGGACCCTCACCTTCGGCGAGTCCGTCGACCGCATGGTCTCGAACGCCGAGAGCTCGGTGCGCGGTATCGCCGACATCCCCTCGAAGATCCCCGCGCTGTGGGGCTCCGCCTTCCAGGGCAAGGAGCGCACCGTCGACCAGCCCGTCGGCATGGTCGGTGTCGCCCGGATCGGCGGCGAGGTCTTCTCGCTCAAGATCCCCGCGACCCAGCAGATCGGCATCATGCTGAACCTGCTCGCCGGCGTGAACCTGTCGTTGTTCCTGTTCAACATGCTGCCGCTGCTCCCGCTCGACGGCGGTCACATCGCCGGCGCCCTGTGGGAGTCGCTGCGCCGCAGGCTGGCCAAGCTCACCCGGCGCCCGGACCCGGGCCCCTTCGACGTGGCCAAGCTGATGCCGGTCGCCTATGTCGTCGCGGGCATCTTCATCTGCTTCACCGCACTGGTGCTCGTAGCGGACGTAGTCAATCCGGTGACGCTTTCCTGACGGATGCCGGAGACGTGGGCGGGTTGCCGTAACCTCGGTAAACGGAGCCCGCCCACGCCGGGACCTTGTTCCACACCCTTGGGGATGCCAAGCACATGACCGCGATTTCGCTCGGAATGCCCGACGTTCCGATCAAGCTCGCCGACCGCCGCCACAGCCGCAAGATCCAGGTCGGGTCGGTCGCGGTGGGCGGGGACGCGCCGGTTTCGGTCCAGTCCATGACGACTACGGTGACGGCGGACATCGGGGCGACGCTCCAGCAGATCGCCGAGCTCACCGCTTCCGGCTGCCAGATCGTGCGGGTGGCCTGCCCCACGCAGGACGACGCCGACGCGCTCGCCACCATCGCCAAGAAGTCGCAGATCCCGGTGATCGCGGACATTCACTTCCAGCCGAAGTACGTCTTCGCGGCGCTCGACGCCGGCTGCGCGGCCGTCCGCGTCAACCCCGGCAACATCAAGCAGTTCGACGACAAGGTCAAGGAGATCGCGAAGGCGGCGGCCTCGGTCGGCACTCCGATCCGGATCGGCGTCAACGCGGGCTCGCTGGACCGCCGGCTGATGGAGAAGTACGGCAAGGCCACCCCCGAGGCGCTGGTGGAGTCCGCGCTGTGGGAGTGCTCGCTCTTCGAGGAGCACGGCTTCCGTGACATCAAGATCTCGGTGAAGCACAACGACCCGGTCGTGATGGTCAACGCCTACCGGCTGCTCGCCAGCAAGTGCGACTACCCGCTGCACCTCGGCGTGACCGAGGCCGGTCCCGCCTTCCAGGGCACCATCAAGTCCGCCGTCGCCTTCGGCGCGCTGCTGTCCGAGGGCATCGGCGACACCATCCGCGTCTCGCTCTCCGCCCCGCCGGTCGAGGAGATCAAGGTCGGGATCCAGATCCTGGAGTCGCTGAACCTCAAGCAGCGCCGCCTGGAGATCGTCTCCTGCCCGTCCTGCGGCCGTGCCCAGGTCGACGTCTACAAGCTCGCCGACCAGGTCTCCGCCGGCCTGGAGGGCATGGAGGTCCCGCTCAGGGTCGCGGTCATGGGCTGCGTCGTGAACGGCCCCGGTGAGGCCCGCGAGGCCGACCTCGGTGTCGCGTCCGGCAACGGCAAGGGCCAGATCTTCGTCAAGGGCGAGGTCATCAAGACCGTGCCGGAGTCGAAGATCGTGGAGACCCTGATCGAAGAGGCGATGAAGATCGCCGAGCAGATGGAAGCGGACGGCATCGCGTCCGGCGAGCCCCAGGTCAACGTGAGCTGACCGGGGAAAGCCGCTGAGGCCACCTCCGCGAAACCCGCCTCCGCGAGGTAAAGTGCGAAGATCTACCCCCGGCCGTGCGGCCGGG from the Streptomyces sp. RKAG293 genome contains:
- a CDS encoding PucR family transcriptional regulator, with the protein product MPLTLASLVHHSALKLVVLAGGDRLDATVRWVHTSELDDPGPYLEGGELLLTTGLKLAVDDPDSLRGYVRRLADAGVVGLGFGVGVGHDAVPPALVDAAAELDLPLLEVPRRTPFIAISKAVSAAVAADQYQAVTAGFEAQRDLTRAALAPDGTSALLGRLAHHLNGWAALYDASGAVLAAAPEWAGRRAARLTGEIDRLRDKPAPASAAVAGPAGTEDRVELQSLGTARRARGFLAVGTEERLDTPARYVVHAAVALLTLSLEQSRALQDTEQRLAAALLRMLLTGESEHARTVAGRLYGDLLTQPVRLLVVEPAELAAKPAKAVRPAVRTGRPAVALDSVALLAERAEAAGARSGEPVIAVREGPRLVVLAADGSAVLKACTDFAEADDTLAAGLSAAVPVAELPDANRQAERALAVALRRGRNLVEHGEVGAGSVLPLLGDDAVRAFAEGLLRPLREHDATSRGDLVASLQAWLSRHGQWDAAASDLGVHRHTLRYRMRRVEEILGRSLDDPDVRMELWLAMKTLPPGE
- a CDS encoding aldehyde dehydrogenase family protein; this encodes MSTPTAFWLAGRKATGEDSFDVTNSWDGRVVGTVSVPTEAQVEEAVAAAEAVQAEFAATPAHVRSAALDLVARRLAERTEEIARLITAENGKPIKWARGEVGRAVSVFRWASEEARRFNSGEAQRLDTDAGGVGRLALTRRFPRGAVLGIAPFNFPLNLVAHKVAPAIAVGAPIILKPAPATPLSALVLGEILAETGLPAGSWSVLPVPNDRMPALVQDKRLPVISFTGSDKVGYQIMDSVPRKHTTLELGGNAAAVVLADWSSEEDLEWAATRIATFANYQGGQSCISVQRVIADASVFDVLAEKVVAKVAAQVTGDPSDDATDVGPLVDENAAKRVESWVDDAVAKGAKLLTGGTREGASYAPTVLTEIPADAILATAEVFGPVLSLQKADGADEAFAAVNDSNYGLQTGVFTHDLQTAFRAHRELEVGGVIIGDAPSYRADQMPYGGVKDSGVGREGVSYAMADYTYERVLVLTGLDL
- a CDS encoding anti-sigma factor, producing the protein MNDSADLHTLTGAYALDALSPAEAAEFARHLAECPACAQEVRELRETATRLAFAVAQVPPPGLRDRVMWSLPEVRQLPPLVVEPVVVPLRGPRWRQRLPYLAAAACLAIAAGAGVWAVQAQRDADRARDGNVQAEQRASDLETLMAAPDATLRTGSMRGGGGATVVSSQRLGRTAFVYHDLPPLGTSRVYQLWYSQNGSMIPAGLVAPGRTDGAQLLAGGPRGADAVGVTVEPSGGSPTPSGPPVMVVPIPS
- a CDS encoding sigma-70 family RNA polymerase sigma factor; this encodes MHAVARDNGPVAPGPGSLETLLERVSRGDQQAFDSVYTAVAGSVLGLAHRVLRDPAQSEEVAQEVLIEVWRSAARFDPGRGSAMAWIMTLAHRRAVDRVRSAQASADREQRAAVRDHTPAFDEVAEQVERRLEREQVRRCLGQLTELQRESVNLAYYRGYTYRETADVLGTALGTVKTRLRDGLIRLRDCLGVTS
- a CDS encoding fasciclin domain-containing protein, which codes for MYTTTRFRRAALASAAAAVLAVTASACSDSGSDKSNAANSNATAPAAGGGTTNASAPFGPACAGVPKDGSGSFEGMAKDPVATAASHNPALSTLVTAVTKAGLVDTLNSAQNITVFAPTNDAFAKIPQADLDKVLNDKDTLTKILTYHVVGQPLTPNQLNNGMFPTLEKQSLMTKGSGESYKVNGTSNVVCGNVKTANANVYIVDTVLMPPVS